One segment of bacterium DNA contains the following:
- a CDS encoding GNAT family N-acetyltransferase, whose product MNKELRHTTLLVANGQIIASFSAVPLSPSVVYFSTLKVAKPFRRKGLAENLMRQAIESMREKGFVCGYAVTLSKKSEALVQKLGTGRIPREEMPRGVPLHLLDGKNGKKYQYWLFSFLKN is encoded by the coding sequence ATGAACAAAGAGCTCCGCCACACAACCCTTCTTGTGGCGAACGGCCAAATCATCGCATCTTTTAGTGCCGTTCCTTTGTCGCCCAGCGTGGTGTACTTCTCGACGCTGAAAGTTGCGAAGCCATTCCGGAGAAAGGGGCTTGCAGAGAATCTCATGCGTCAGGCGATCGAGAGCATGCGCGAAAAAGGATTTGTGTGCGGCTACGCCGTAACGTTATCAAAGAAATCCGAAGCGCTCGTTCAAAAACTCGGCACCGGCAGAATCCCCAGGGAGGAAATGCCGCGAGGTGTGCCGCTTCATCTCTTGGATGGCAAGAACGGAAAAAAGTATCAGTATTGGCTCTTTAGCTTTCTGAAAAACTGA
- the mnmA gene encoding tRNA 2-thiouridine(34) synthase MnmA — protein MTKSISKVFVAVSGGVDSSVALALLKRQGYDIVGCFMKNWSRNLPGLECNWVGDKKDAIRVCAKLGVPFREVDLEKTYYEKVFKNFIREYKAGRTPNPDILCNSEVKFKAFLQWALKNGADMIATGHYAKIQNSKIKNQNDKSKFKIRYKLAVAKDKNKDQSYFLYRLGQKELSRTLFPIGEYDKPKVRMLARKFGLPTADKPDSQGVCFVGEVSLETFLQNFIPQKLGRIIRLPEKGYSNVRKNIGIRTSLVIGEHPGVWYFTIGQRHHLGVKGGGKVLYVAAKDVKRNILYVAPKNHPALYKKELLLKDVSWVSGSALRLPFRCMARIRYRQPLQSCRIREAKNKKQKATFKVVFENPQWAPASGQSAVFYKDEKVIGGGVIFTQHARSW, from the coding sequence ATGACTAAATCTATTTCCAAAGTTTTCGTTGCAGTGAGCGGAGGAGTTGACTCATCCGTTGCTTTGGCATTGCTCAAAAGGCAAGGGTATGACATTGTGGGGTGTTTTATGAAAAATTGGTCGCGCAACCTTCCCGGGCTTGAGTGTAATTGGGTGGGGGACAAGAAGGATGCGATTCGAGTTTGTGCAAAGCTTGGTGTGCCGTTCCGCGAAGTTGACCTGGAGAAGACATACTACGAGAAGGTTTTTAAGAACTTTATTCGAGAATATAAAGCGGGACGCACGCCTAATCCCGATATTCTTTGCAATAGCGAAGTGAAGTTCAAAGCTTTTTTGCAATGGGCATTGAAAAATGGAGCGGACATGATAGCAACGGGGCACTATGCAAAAATTCAAAATTCAAAAATCAAAAATCAAAATGACAAATCAAAATTCAAAATCAGATATAAACTCGCAGTTGCAAAAGACAAGAACAAGGACCAGAGCTATTTTCTCTATCGTCTTGGGCAAAAAGAGCTTTCTCGGACGCTCTTTCCGATTGGGGAATATGACAAGCCGAAAGTGCGCATGCTGGCACGCAAATTCGGACTTCCGACCGCCGATAAACCCGACAGCCAGGGCGTATGTTTTGTCGGTGAAGTTTCGCTTGAAACTTTTCTGCAGAACTTCATTCCACAAAAACTCGGCAGGATAATCAGGTTGCCGGAAAAAGGTTATTCCAATGTTCGCAAGAACATTGGAATAAGAACTTCGCTGGTTATTGGGGAGCATCCCGGGGTTTGGTATTTCACTATTGGACAGCGACATCATCTCGGCGTAAAAGGCGGCGGGAAAGTGCTGTATGTTGCGGCGAAAGATGTAAAAAGGAACATCTTATATGTTGCGCCAAAAAATCACCCCGCACTTTACAAAAAAGAGCTTTTACTCAAAGACGTATCATGGGTATCGGGCAGTGCGCTAAGACTGCCATTTCGGTGTATGGCGCGGATACGATATCGGCAACCACTCCAATCCTGCAGGATTAGAGAAGCAAAAAACAAAAAACAAAAAGCGACATTCAAGGTTGTTTTCGAGAATCCGCAGTGGGCTCCTGCCTCGGGCCAGTCAGCGGTGTTCTATAAAGATGAGAAAGTTATTGGGGGAGGAGTTATATTTACACAGCATGCCCGTTCATGGTAG